ATTTTCTATGATTACTTTTACAGTTGAATAAATCAAGGAAATACTTAATTAAAAGACGACAACAGAATTAAATGGAAAATAGATAAAAACCATTTCTTATACTACatgtcaaaattcaaaattttaatggtTTAAAGGAAGAAGATTATTTACTCTGTCCCATGGCAAATATACAATGTACTCTCTATATATAAAAAGACAACTTGCCTTTCTTGTTAAAACAGTTGTGAGTTTAGCTTTATTTGTAACATTAACTTCAATGAAGTAGTCCGAATCATGAACGCCTCTGTCTTTGTTTGTAAACAATCCACTGGTTGTCTTTATTTCTGGTATCACATGGAAGTGACGATGATAGCAGCCCATAAATGCAGTACAGTAACAATTCGCTCCTCTTGGTCGAGACCCATAGTTATCTTGACACACTGTTAAATTCTAGAAAAATTAAAGAGCTGATTATGTTAAGTATTTGTTTTTTGATAATACTGATTTAATTTTGGACCTAGAAGTATAAAATGTGTTGCCACTATTTGGGATTAATAAAGACGagtgttttaatttttcatgtttatatcaCTCCTTTTTGTGAATTTACCTTAAAGTTTGGTACACTTTAAATAACTTAATacgtttttataaaaaaacatataagatTCTGAAATTCAATTGACAAATAAGAAATTTCTTCCCAAAACTAAATTCAGGTATGATTCATATAAGACGATTCTTATAACTGCATGTACTAATCTGATTACGTTTCCACGGTCTTTCAATATTTCCATTGCTAACCTCAGAATTTCCTTGCGCTATGATATGCTCGTGACCATGTAGTACAACTGCTCCACCATAATTGTCATATAACTTCCAGTTAACGGAATCTAATCCGCTGTGAAGATCAAACGCTTCCCACTCAATACTGAGAAAACAAAATCATGTATTATATCATGTGTGCATTTAATGCTAAATTCGAAATATATCGTTGTAAACTTTTGAGAGATGAAGAGTTATATTTGAAAACGCAGTGAGAAATATGGGATGTTTCAGTATAAAGTAGCACTGGAAAGTATATAATATGCTTTTCCTActacaatgtattatttttttttaagaaatactAAGTAGTACTTGTTTTAATCCTTACTAGTCTTCCAAGCAGCCATAATCAagagaaataaattaaaagatcGTAAATTGAcgattaaaaaattaaatgaagaaataaatcaTTGATTACATGTAAACAGCTAGACTCTGGATTTAAGTGCAATATTGCAGTAGAAAAGTGCATAACACAAAACAAGCATAATTTGTTCTTATGTATTTAATTCTCTTCTGATCATTCGCATATTGTTTAAATCTATCATCCTGAATGGATAATTTACTGTATAATGTTTTAAAGCCTTTCTGCGTCCAATGTACTTTTCTAGATAAATCATCCAACTAACTTTGTTTTGGGAATTCACAACTTATTAATACAACAATGAAAGAAAAACTTTGACAAACAGAAACTAAGAAATATCCAAATGTCTACGCGGTTTGTTGACATGGCAACTGGTAAAATGTGAGATTTGGATATTATTTTCTGAACACCTTTCTCCATAATAGTATTGTTAGGACAATTTTAAgaacatgtattatatatttttatttatttgtactaaaagagggacgaaagagaCCAAAGGGACcgtcaaattcataaatctaaaacaaactgacaacgccatggctaaaaatgaaagacaaacaaacaacagcacacatgacacaacatacaaaactaaagaataaacaacacgaaccccaccaaaaaactaggggtgatctcaggtgctccggaagggaaagcagatcctgctccacatgtggcacccgtcgtgatgcttatgtgataacaaatccggtaaatagtataattcggtaggtacTAATATTCGAACCATATATGGAATTACTTCCCATAGTCTGTTCACAAAAATAACagaaaggcaaaagataccaaaaggaccttcaaactcataaaccgaaaataaactgacaacgccataacaAAAACGAAATACTTACGTCATTTTGGTGAACTCTTCAATACGATGAACTGTGACATTTAGTCTGTCACCAAGTGTCAACCAAAGATTCTGTATGATAGGTGGCGTAGCATCCCTATAAACGGTAATAGTGTCATTCTTAGATTCATGGATAACATCCAAAGCTTTAACTGTTACCGTGAGTCTGTCGCCGTCTGCCCAGTTTAATGTTAAGTATTCATATTGGTTGTAAATTTCTACCACAGACGTCAGGGGTCTGGAATCCTTTAGGGAAGGGTCGTGTACTTCAAACGATACTTTGAAGTCAACAATAccttaaaagaaatcaaaatgcCTTTCTAATTTGTGTATAATAGATGATACTGTGACGACATAGCGattagtaaaaataaaacaaaatttaaactgtATCATCGTCTTATGTCcatcatgtttgtttttcgtaaattgttttgtaataaattatgtCGTTAGTTTGCTTTATtggattgttttatatttatcgtGTCGGGACCTTTATAGCAGACTATacaatattgatatttttctttgTGAAAGCTATACGGTTGCCTATAATCGCTTTCATCTATTCATTTTGAAATGTGGTGGAGAgaaagtggtctcattggcaatcatacaatatctCCTTAAAAAATTGCAGATTCTTTTATCCCTTTTACATACTGACCTCGTTTATTTTTAATTGCAGCATTTGTTCTATTTCCATACAGATCCTCATAGAGAGATATGTCAGGATGTGGAGCAAAAGTTTGAACTCCATACAACCATCCGTTGTTCAGATGTCGTACATTTATAAATCTGTCAGGCCAAACAATTTGTACCGTATTAGTGTCTTGTACTACCCATTCATATAGTGTATCTTTTGATGCAGTAGCACACTTGGTTTCCTCCCCAGTTTTGTCAACTACAGAAATGTCGTCAAAAAAGAATATGCCACGCCCAGTTTTATGATTCCCGGCTTTGTCAAAAACAGAAAGGTGAATAGAATATACTCCTGCTGTTGTCACCGTGAATGTATCTTGAAGCTAAGGAAATAAAAAGTGAAATTTCAAATATGGAACTGAAATCTGGACACTCACTATAAAGTTCATTCAAAGTTGGACACAATCGTTCTATAATAtggtaaaagtaaaataaaactatTAGAACAGTTTGTTTTGCTTGTTTGATGTGTGTTccttatgggtttttttttcaaatactagtaTCATTTCAGCTATCACCAAAGATTAGAGGTAAGcggatgtgatttttttcattaaattttgtagGATATTTTTTTACGTTTGGTTTACCTTTAGCTCGATATATTCATTATTGATAAGGATACGCATGTCCGCTACATCCCCGTCTCAATCCGCTCCTGATATAATATAGATGAATGTTGTAATCATTTCGTTGTTTGTACTGTACAAATGCCAATAGACTCTCGTTTGGTGTATTTTTTATAACCTATATACCAACCAAAATGTATCCATACTTAGTATCAACAAACACATACTAATTCTAAAGAATAACAAATGCATTGAAGCCAACAACTTACAGTATCATTGATGGGTTTGTTTCCGGCATTTGCTACAGGTACTCGACCATCAACTAACTGTGTGCCATCTTTATCAAGATCAAAAACTTGATACTCGTAATAAAGAATACCAGCTAAGTCATCTGACCAACCATCCCAGCTGAAAGTCATTATAGGCTGCAATGAAgtaattgttttcaaataataatGATATCAGTGCTCTTTTACAGTTTCATTACTATTCaaaaatttcaattgatttttaaacaaaactggGAAAactgttcacaaaaaaacttgTACACATCTGCATTTGACAACATATGCGTTCGAACTGAAATCTCACATTGGCTATCGGTAAAGTGACACATACATATATCTGatataaaattcacaaaaaagcTATTATTTTAAAACACAAAGAACCAAAAACTCAAAGGTTCAAATATTTCTTTGCTTTTTAGAAATTGTTCTGATTGAGTAATGGGATATACAATATATCACTTAAAACACGTATATATAGTCTTACATTATTTGTTATGTCTGTTGGAATGGATATAAAATGAGTACAAGACTTTCCCGCTGATACAGAGCAATGATACGGATTCACCACATCCCAGTGATATTCAAAAGTCCGTGTCAGTGTTTGACCTTGATAATAGTATCGTGTTGTTCTGCCATTCTCTCTGTTCGCAACATCCACATAACCACCATTTGTTGACGACACCTCATACAAAATTCTacaatttaattttcatttcccTCATTAATACATTTCGTACGAAAGCCACAAAAATGCATTGTAATATGAATGGTACGAGAAAGGGATTTGTAAACACGTTACAGGTCTCAAAGGTGTATATTATGTTTATGAAAATATACAAAAGACTTTGTTGAAATAGTAAAGTGGTTaaatttatattacaatgttgtcTGTTGTACttaatttttctacattttaaacaattgtgtctgtttgttttgttcacacattgttgtcaatataacggaattctATGTGACTGTGATACAattgaaaggtttagctagctgtaaaaacaagtttaatccaccatttgctaCTATGTATATGGCTGTACAAAATaaggaatatgaccgttgtttcCTTTTGTCCTTTTAATTGtgccattttataaaggactttccgttttgaaatttccttgcAGTTcgttaattttcttatttgatttttatagcgTTTTCATTTCATTGATATGGTACAAATATATAAATTCGTTAAGTAATAATATTAATAGAATTTAGTTCCTGAACTAAGGACGAAAATGTGCaaatggttcataagtgtttctcgtttcttgttgtttttttttaaagataacttAAGACCGTTGTTTTCCTGTTTGCATGGTTTCACTGTAGTCATTTTGGGGCTCTTAAAAGCTAGCTGTTCGTTGTGAGCAACGGCTCCATGATGAAAGCCgtactttaatatatataatggttcacttttacaaattgatactttgatggatatttgtctcagtggcactcataccacatcgtcttctATCTATATATTATTGCAAACAATACTTTACCATCGGCTTCAGGATCTTTAAGCAATAAACATTAAAGTTAAAGGTATTTTACCTAATTCTGTTGAATTTTCATAAATCAGCGATTGCATGCGTTTAATGAACAAGAGTGCACAAAATGTCTCGGcttttttacttatcattgatattatgctgAAATACctaaatataaatctttattacaactgtcacataaacttaacattaaccaagaaagctaaacattgaccaatgaaccatgaaaatgaggtcaaggtcagatgaaccatgccaggcaggtatgtacagctaacaattctcccatacaataaatatagttaacctattgcttatagtttaagaaaaacagaccaaaacacaaatacttaacactaagcaatgaactgtgaaaatgaggtcaaggtcaaataaaacatgcgcgactgacatatagattataaaatattcccatacaccaaatatagttgacctattgcatgtGGTactagaaaaaaaagaccaaaactcaaaaacttaactttgaccactgaaccatgaaaatgaggtaaaggtcagatgacacctgtcagctagacatgtacaccttacaatcattccatacacttaatatagaagacctattgcatacattatgagaaaaacacaccaaaacgcaaaaacgcaaaaacttaactataaccactgaaccatgaaaatgaggtcaaggtcagatgacacctgccagttggacatgtacactttacagtccttccatacaccgaatatactggACCTATTTCTTATgatatctgagatatggacttgaccaccaaaacttaaccttgttcactgatccgtgaaatgaggtcgaggtcaaatgaaaactgtctgacgggcatcaGGACCTTGCAATGTACgcaaatatcaaatatagttatcttattatttataataagagagaattcaacattacaaaaaatctgaacctttttttcaagtagtcactgaaccatgaaaatgaggacattggacatgtgactggcgTAAACTTCGTagcatgaggcatccatatacaaagtatgaagcatccaggtcttccaccttctaaaatataaaacttttaagaagttagctaacgccgccgtcGCCGTAGCCGCGgcagccggatcactatccctatgtcgagctttctgcgacaaaagtcgcaggctcgacaaaaacttcGTTCTAAATAACATACTTGTCATCATGTCCCATGCCATTCCATATCGAGAAATCCATTGGACATGTCTCAAAATCTACTGGTTGATCACGATGCATACCAGGGCATGTCAATGTCTTAACTGAAGGGGTCACGGATCCAGCTGAAGAAAAAATACATGTCGTTGTACTATGTATGAAGTAGGTGAAAATGAACATAACAAAAACTGTTCTTTCGATTTATTTTACATTCTTCGTGTCATGCGTTTcggataaaaaaaattgttaagtgttattttctttgttcTGTGGTGTACATAGAACCTATTTGTCCATTACCGGTCCTTGtcgtcttttgtggatatttgtctgagaagaaaatctttttttttctgaatcggACTGACAGCTGATAGATAATTAAGTAAAACATATGTTTACTACATTTTTTAAAGCCAGAATCAAAGATATCGTcttcatattttaaaagaatatatattttaataactgAATAATTAAAAGTAAACAGTTAAATAAATTACGATTTTGTCTCAAATGAATTCAACTTATACAAATTCTACATTCGTGAAAACTTTCTAAACCAGATTCATAACGAAAAATCTCAAACTACAAACCTGAGTAATAACTCATAGTGGTGCGCTGTTCTATGACACCAACTCGGAAACCAGTTATATAACTATCAGCATCACGATTGTCGGCCGGTTGCATGTACTTGGCGACCATGCTTGTTTTCATCTTTGTATAACCCAGGAAGTTAGTCCAAATTATTGGATGACTTTGTTGAACGTAGTTTGGTTCGTTCTCTACTATGTTAATTCCTTGATCGTCAGTGAATTTACAGTGGTTATATTCAATGGCAGGAGTATCTTgaactaaaataaatatattgtattgtcaaaaaaattTGACGACTTATTTATCATGTTTGTAATTGAAATCCGATGCTGTAAAATGAAAACTTACATAAAGAAAATCtcgttttttgtatagattagacaccgttggttttcccgtttgaatcgTTTTAAATTAGTCATTTTTGgtgccctttaaagcttgctgttcggtatcaGCCAACGCTCAGTggtgaagaccgtactttgacctataatggtttacttttataaactattacttggatggagagttgtctcattggcactcaaaccactataaacatttgttttaaagtgAACATTAGATTATAAGATTTAGCTTAAACTTCATACATTTCATGAACattaatattctttaaaataatgCTTAAATAATAAGAAACGAAGGAATCTGTTTAACGAGTATTGCaaatcaaaattttacaaaacaggatagaattttattttactattttcacAATGTGTTCCTCCAAAGTTCGCGGCACATTGACAGTTAGCTGCTAGTTCATTTGAACATGTTCCAGGGTAACACCTTGTACTGTCGGATCTCCATGAACAAGCCTCTACAATGAAAACAAAGTTAATGACCTGTAATGACCAAATATATTTAACTAATAAAAGACTtccaaaaactttttttaataccGTTATCTTGATAGCTACAAACTAGTAATATGTGCATGTGTGCATCATTAACAAGAAGTATGACAGAAAATTGAAtcccttaaggatgtacttaggtgaggttaggtaaaaattaaaaaattaagaaattaaaattgatactataagctggtagagcattaagtaaggataaagataagctaaacatattgataggtcatggacttccttttcgagatatttgagatttaaaatatggcgggaaaggctgactcggacttttaccttatatttgcattggaactatttgggtctcaaaacaaaagaaagaaaatcaagaatcttcttaaattttggtaaatgacctttcatgagctgttcagtcttatatgaaaaaataaatgggtgttatggggcaaaatatttttcatagtattgtatggaaaaacaccaaggagtccgaacatttgatacaaattccaaaacctcacctaagtacatccttaagataaAATTGATTTGATATGATATGTttgaatttaaacttgtttttcATTATTACTTTCACTAGAAGTGCTCTGATTTTGGTTTTGTTCTTGTTTCTGAGCTTTAGCTGAGTATATACCGCTTGAAGGTTGGCCAAAAGAGCGTTTTATCTTCAATAAATTATGTGTCTGTCATTTACAATCACTTTTAAGTCACGAGTATTTGAGGTAGCAATTTGTACATGACCGTCGTTCATTCCGACTCTCttttaaaagtgaaattaaaCTATTACATGTTTATGTGTCTGAGTAGATTGCAGTCAGGCGTgtcctttttttctatttataagttGATTAAATATAAAATGCAACATTAAAGTTCTTTATTAGAGGTAtcacaaaaaacttttttttaattgacttaCACGCTAATACTTTAATAAAAGATAAAGAAACTTACTCTGACATTTTGTTGTATCCAAATGACTCGTATACGCTCTCCAGTAAGGGGAATACTTAACCTCTCCGTCACACCACGCACATACTTGGTTACTACCAGAGGTACAACGTCGGTGGTTGCAGTTGGCAATAGGTCCACACACTGTAATGATATGATATTTTGCACTAAATGAGTTAATTAATGTTTTTTGTCCTGGTACCCGGTCGTTATTTGACAATGccgtttatatttttatatgcaaAAGGCATACTGAATATTCTATTGAGGTAACCAACCTATTATCGTCCTTCTTGTTAGCTagttattttcttaatttggCATAAttatgttcaatccaccattttctacatttgaacatgtctataccaagtcaggaatatgacagttgttgtccattcgtttgatgtgttttatcatttgattttgccatttgattagggactttctgttttgaattttcctcggagttcagtattttttgtgattttactctttttctGTATCGAAATCAGAATCTTGACCTTCTTTGTCAGCGATTAATATATCAAAACTAATCATCGTTAACACATTAACACATGGACGAATGCAAATTTAGTCACAAATGTTTGATTCTGTGAAATTGGTATGGAAGATACCAAAGAGGAAAAACATGTACCATAAATCAAACAGACTGACAACTCCATAACCAAAAGAGAAaggatacacacaaaaaaaacaattgcCCTCACGCAATGGCCCTCACGGCACAGATAAAGGATACACAGAAAAACAATTGCCCTCACGGCACAGAAAACTAAACACTAATCAACATGAAACTTGACAAATTGCGATGCGATCTGAGATGCTCGTGAAGGAAAGTTCATACTTACCATCAAAATCGTCCATAAGCTTCTTTGTATTAACGTGATACGTAAAAGGTGACTTTTTTTGCCTAAATGTTACTTTTAAAGTCATCAATACCTTAAATTTTCATTATGTCATTCCCTGTACTGAAATTCTGTATGCTAAATTTTGTTTAactaaaatttaaacatattttaatttttaatctatTCTATTCCTAAATGAACGCTACACGAATCTTAAGAAatgataaaactgaaatatttataCCACTTACTCTCACAATATGGTCCATTAGAATAAAACCCATCATTGCAGTTAGTGCATGTATCTGGCGAGCTACAGGTCCCTCCACTAGAACGTACTattcctttattttttgttttttggtaatCATTAGGGTAGTATTTATTACAAGCACCAGTGAATACTGTCTTTCCATCGCAAATGGctataaaagataaaatatatcatgtgtattttaatatgtttttagtAGTCATAATCCCTTCATGGCCTCACAAATCCTGCTTTTAAAAGATGAAGAAATAATAACAgctttttgttgtatttttttttcaaaaagttaaatTCATTATACCAATatcattttagtaaaaaaaaaacatatttgattgAAATTgctatttaataaatattttcaaatattgtagTTTTACCATACATAACAAGTTcattttttcaatgcaaatttatTGTTTCTTAGACACTTTACGTTtattaattgaatacaaaaacatATCTATTTTTCTTAGAAATAAGTGAAACTTTCATAACAGACCATAGTCGCATCCAGGGAAAAGGAATTCCAAAATGGACCACCATCCAGCAGCACATCCTAAAGTATAATCCCGAACATTTctggaaaataaatttaaaaattatttaaaatttcaatcatatataatgattaaatttggtatgatatatatgtttgtatgtttgtgtataacCAATGTGTATTGTCTTTGTATCAATCCTGTAATCTTGgatttcaaaccaataaaaattacttacttacttacttacttactttacttaacttacttacttacttacttacttacttacttacttacttacttacttacttacttacttacttacttacttacttacttacttacttacttacttacttacttacttacttacttacttacttacttacttacttacttacttacctacctacctacctacctaccttcttacttacttacttacttacttacttacttacttacttacttacttacttacttacttacttacttacttacttacttacttacttacttacttacttacttacttacttacttacttacttacttacttacttacttacttacttacttacttacttacttacttacttacttacttacttacttacttacttacttacttacttacttacttacttacttacttacttacttacttacttatttatttatataatcatGCCAAATCCAACATTAACATATTGAATACTAAATCCTTTGTATTGACTGAATTATCGatgttaaacgtccagtggcaagtgtTTCGTACATATTGATGATGAAATAGGTAGGTTGTACAAATTGATCTAACCAAGATTAAGAACATGTAATTTATTCTGCTTTAAAAAGTAGGGTTTGTTACGTACGGATGTGGCTTCGAATTTATATGTACACCAACCCAAGTTAAAAATGCTACAAGAAATTATGTAACCTATATTATCTATACAGTGTACACTagagagggcttacataggctatgcctgttgcccaatccaattcaatttatttgaataaaatattgttgaaactAAAACTACAGTGTACACTGACCCAAGCTCCAGAAGCTACAAGATACAAAATAACCTTATCCATACCGTGTACATCGACCACAGCTCCAAAAGctaaaatatattgtacaacCTTATCTTGTTAACTAAGTACACCGATCGCACCCCAAAAGCTTCAAGATATAGTACAACCTTATCTATACCATGTACACCGATCCCAGTTCCAAAAGATACATGATAACGTACAACCTTACTCGTATTCTATAAACTAATCCCATCTCAAAAACCTACAATAAATCGTAAAAGCTATATACATATACCGTGTACACTGACCCATGATCTAAACGTGCAAGATATCGTATAACCTAACCTATACAGTGTACACCGATCACAGCTCCAGAAGCTATACAAGATATCGTATAACCTAACCTATACAGTGTACACGGATCACAGCTCCAGAAGCTACAAGATATCGTATAACCTAACCTATACAGTGTACACCGATCCCAGCTCCACAAGCTACAAGATATCGTATAACCTAACCTATACAGTGTACACCGATCCCAGCTCCAGAAGCTACAAGATATCGTATAACCTAACCTATACAGTGTACACGGATCACAGCTCCAGAAGCTACAAGATATCGTACAACCTAACCTATACAGTGTACACCGATCACAGCTCCAGAAGTTACAAGATATCGTACAACCTAACCTATACAGTGTACACTGAACCATGATCTAAAAGTGCAAGATATCGTATAACCTAACCTATACAGTGTACACCGATCCCAGCTCCACAAGCTACAAGATACCGTATAACCTAACCTATACAGTGTACACCGATCCCAGCTCCACAAGCTACAAGATATCGTATAACCTAACCTATACAGTGTACACCGATCCCAGCTCCAGAAGCTACAAGATATCGTACAACCTAACCTATACAATGTACACCGATCCCATCTCCAGAAGCTACAAGATATCGTATAACCTAACCTATACAGTGTACACCGATCCCAGCTCCAGAAGCTACAAGATATCGTATAACCTAACCTATACAGTGTACACCGATCCCAGCTCCAGAAGCTACAAGATATCGTACAACCTAACCTATACAGTGTACACCGATCCCATCTCCAGAAGCTACAAGATATCGTATAACCTAACCTATAAAGTGTACACCGATCTCAGCTCCAGAAGCTACAAGATATCGTATAACCTAACCTATACAGTGTACACGGACCCCAGCTCCAGAAGCTACAAGATATCGTATAACCTAACCTATACAGTGTACACCGATCCCAGCTCCAGAAACTACAAGATACCGTATAACCTAACCTATACAGTGTACACGGATCCCAGCTCCAGAAGCTACAAGATATCGTATTACCTAACCTATACAGTGTACACGGATCACAGCTCCAGAAGCTACAAGATACCGTATAACCTAACCTATACAGTGTACACGGATCCCAGCTCCACAAGCTACAAGATATCGTATAACCTAACCTATACAGTGTACACCGATCCCAGCTCCAGAAGCTACAAGATATCGTACAACCTAACCTATACAGTGTACACGGATCCCAGCTCCAGAAGCTACAAGATACCGTATAACCTTACCCGTGTCATGTACACCAATCTCAGCTACAAAAGCTtgt
Above is a window of Mytilus galloprovincialis chromosome 7, xbMytGall1.hap1.1, whole genome shotgun sequence DNA encoding:
- the LOC143084159 gene encoding uncharacterized protein LOC143084159; this translates as MYFVFWILSICYVRFSNGLTVNGNHVIKNYYYYNDKYTVSCSFWSWGRCTRYRNVRDYTLGCAAGWWSILEFLFPGCDYAICDGKTVFTGACNKYYPNDYQKTKNKGIVRSSGGTCSSPDTCTNCNDGFYSNGPYCEMCGPIANCNHRRCTSGSNQVCAWCDGEVKYSPYWRAYTSHLDTTKCQKACSWRSDSTRCYPGTCSNELAANCQCAANFGGTHCENIQDTPAIEYNHCKFTDDQGINIVENEPNYVQQSHPIIWTNFLGYTKMKTSMVAKYMQPADNRDADSYITGFRVGVIEQRTTMSYYSAGSVTPSVKTLTCPGMHRDQPVDFETCPMDFSIWNGMGHDDKILYEVSSTNGGYVDVANRENGRTTRYYYQGQTLTRTFEYHWDVVNPYHCSVSAGKSCTHFISIPTDITNNPIMTFSWDGWSDDLAGILYYEYQVFDLDKDGTQLVDGRVPVANAGNKPINDTNDCVQL